In one window of Burkholderia sp. NRF60-BP8 DNA:
- a CDS encoding efflux RND transporter permease subunit: protein MFERLIRFAIAHRWLVMLAIAAVAALGVFSYQRLPIDAVPDITNVQVQINTSAPGYSPLEAEQRITYPVETAMAGLPGLEQTRSISRYGLSQVTVIFKDGTDIYFARQLVNERIQEAKDKLPAGIAPAMGPTSTGLGEIYLWTVEADAGARKPDGTRYTAADLRELQDWVVRPQLRNVRGVTEVNSIGGYVKEYRVAPNPAKLMSYGLTLADVVRALERNNDNVGAGYIEKRGEQYLVRVPGQARTVDDIANIVLTNVGGVPVRMKDIGAVDIGRELRTGAATSNGEEVVLGTVFMLMGENSRTVSKAVAAKMEDVNRTLPAGVKAIPVYDRTVLVEKAVATVKKNLLEGAVLVIAVLFLFLGNIRAALITALVIPLSMLMTFTGMVNANVSANLMSLGALDFGIIVDGAVVIVENCVRRLAHAQAAAGRPLTRAERFAEVFGASQEARRALIFGQLIIMVVYLPIFALTGVEGKMFHPMATTVVMALAAAMVLTVTFIPAAVALFIGERVEETENRLMGWARRAYEPVLAAFMMRPARVMTGAGAIVLVTLGLATRLGSEFIPSLNEGDLAVSALRIPGTSLSQSVEMQKSIEKTLKARFPEIERVFARTGTAEIAADPMPPNLSDGYIMLKPADTWSDPKKPRDRLVREIEDALAELPGNAYEFSQPIQLRFNELISGVRSDVAVKLFGDDMAVLNRTGEQIAAALQKVPGASEVKVEQTTGLPVLTVNLDRDKLARYGVSVADLQDSVAAAVGGRKAGTLFQGDRRFDIVVRLPDELRSDIEAIKRLPIALPAPATGAAARLAAAPYVPLAELATIDVAPGPNQISREDGKRRVVVSANVRGRDVGSFVADAREQLQQDVRVPAGYWVSWGGQFEQLQSASERLKLVVPLALFMVFVLLFVMFNNVKDGLLVFTGIPFALSGGVVSLWLRGIPLSITAAVGFIALSGVAVLNGLVMISFIRNLRDEGTPLDAAVRDGALTRLRPVLMTALVASLGFLPMAFATGTGAEVQRPLATVVIGGILSSTALTLLVLPVLYRVSHAVSWRTALRGGVGARVLRRLGFFKGNA from the coding sequence ATGTTTGAGCGCCTGATCCGCTTCGCGATTGCGCACCGCTGGCTCGTGATGCTGGCGATCGCGGCCGTGGCCGCGCTGGGCGTGTTCAGCTACCAGCGGCTGCCGATCGACGCGGTGCCCGACATCACCAACGTGCAGGTGCAGATCAACACGTCCGCGCCCGGCTACTCGCCGCTCGAAGCCGAGCAGCGCATCACCTATCCGGTCGAGACCGCGATGGCCGGGCTGCCGGGGCTGGAGCAGACGCGCTCGATCTCGCGTTACGGGCTGTCGCAGGTCACCGTGATCTTCAAGGACGGCACCGACATCTACTTCGCGCGGCAGCTCGTCAACGAGCGCATTCAGGAAGCGAAGGACAAGTTGCCGGCCGGCATCGCGCCCGCGATGGGGCCGACGTCGACGGGCCTCGGCGAGATCTACCTGTGGACCGTCGAGGCCGACGCCGGCGCGCGCAAGCCCGACGGCACGCGCTATACGGCGGCCGACCTGCGGGAACTGCAGGACTGGGTCGTGCGGCCGCAGTTGCGCAACGTGCGCGGCGTGACCGAGGTCAACTCGATCGGCGGCTACGTGAAGGAGTACCGCGTCGCGCCGAACCCGGCAAAGCTGATGTCGTACGGGCTGACGCTCGCCGACGTCGTGCGCGCGCTGGAGCGCAACAACGACAACGTCGGCGCCGGCTACATCGAAAAGCGCGGCGAGCAGTATCTGGTGCGCGTGCCGGGCCAGGCGCGCACCGTCGACGACATCGCGAACATCGTGCTGACCAACGTCGGCGGCGTGCCGGTGCGGATGAAGGACATCGGCGCGGTCGACATCGGCCGCGAACTGCGCACCGGCGCCGCGACGTCGAACGGCGAGGAAGTCGTGCTCGGCACGGTGTTCATGCTGATGGGCGAGAACAGCCGGACGGTGTCGAAGGCCGTCGCCGCGAAGATGGAGGACGTGAACCGCACGCTGCCGGCCGGCGTGAAGGCGATTCCGGTGTACGACCGCACGGTGCTCGTCGAGAAGGCCGTCGCGACGGTGAAGAAGAACCTGCTCGAAGGCGCGGTGCTCGTGATTGCCGTGCTGTTCCTGTTCCTCGGCAACATCCGCGCGGCGCTGATCACCGCGCTCGTGATTCCGCTGTCGATGCTGATGACCTTCACCGGGATGGTCAACGCGAATGTGAGCGCCAACCTGATGAGTCTCGGCGCGCTCGACTTCGGGATCATCGTGGACGGCGCGGTGGTGATCGTCGAGAACTGCGTGCGGCGGCTCGCGCATGCGCAGGCGGCGGCCGGGCGGCCGCTCACGCGCGCCGAGCGTTTTGCCGAAGTGTTCGGCGCATCGCAGGAGGCGCGCCGTGCATTGATATTCGGACAACTGATCATCATGGTGGTGTACCTGCCGATCTTCGCGCTGACCGGCGTCGAAGGCAAGATGTTCCACCCGATGGCGACGACCGTCGTGATGGCGCTCGCCGCCGCGATGGTGCTGACCGTCACGTTCATTCCGGCGGCCGTCGCGTTGTTCATCGGCGAGCGGGTCGAGGAGACGGAAAACCGGCTGATGGGCTGGGCGCGGCGCGCGTACGAGCCGGTGCTCGCCGCGTTCATGATGCGCCCGGCGCGCGTGATGACCGGGGCGGGCGCGATCGTGCTGGTCACGCTGGGGCTGGCGACGCGCCTCGGCAGCGAGTTCATCCCGAGCCTGAACGAGGGCGATCTGGCCGTATCCGCGCTGCGGATTCCCGGCACGAGCCTGTCGCAGTCGGTCGAGATGCAGAAGTCGATCGAGAAGACGCTGAAGGCGCGCTTCCCCGAGATCGAGCGCGTGTTCGCGCGCACCGGCACGGCCGAAATCGCCGCCGACCCGATGCCGCCGAACCTGTCGGACGGCTACATCATGCTGAAGCCGGCCGACACGTGGTCCGATCCGAAGAAACCGCGCGATCGGCTCGTGCGCGAGATCGAGGACGCGCTCGCCGAGCTGCCGGGCAACGCGTACGAGTTCTCGCAGCCGATCCAGCTGCGCTTCAACGAGCTGATTTCGGGCGTGCGCAGCGACGTCGCCGTGAAGCTCTTCGGCGACGACATGGCCGTGCTGAACCGGACCGGCGAGCAGATCGCCGCTGCCTTGCAGAAGGTGCCGGGCGCGTCGGAGGTGAAGGTCGAGCAGACCACGGGCCTGCCGGTGCTGACCGTCAACCTCGACCGCGACAAGCTCGCGCGCTACGGCGTGAGCGTCGCCGACCTGCAGGATTCGGTGGCCGCGGCCGTCGGCGGCCGGAAGGCCGGCACGCTGTTCCAGGGCGACCGCCGCTTCGACATCGTCGTGCGGCTGCCCGACGAACTGCGCTCCGACATCGAGGCGATCAAGCGGCTGCCGATCGCGCTGCCCGCGCCGGCCACGGGCGCCGCCGCGCGGCTCGCGGCAGCCCCGTACGTGCCGCTCGCGGAGCTCGCGACGATCGACGTGGCGCCCGGCCCGAACCAGATCAGCCGCGAGGACGGCAAGCGGCGGGTGGTGGTCAGCGCGAACGTGCGCGGCCGCGACGTCGGCTCGTTCGTCGCCGATGCGCGCGAGCAATTGCAGCAGGACGTGCGCGTGCCGGCCGGTTACTGGGTGTCGTGGGGCGGGCAATTCGAGCAACTGCAGAGCGCGAGCGAGCGCTTGAAGCTCGTCGTGCCGCTCGCGCTGTTCATGGTGTTCGTGTTGCTGTTCGTGATGTTCAACAACGTGAAGGACGGGCTGCTGGTGTTCACCGGCATTCCGTTCGCGCTGAGCGGCGGTGTCGTGTCGCTGTGGCTGCGCGGGATTCCGCTGTCGATCACGGCGGCGGTCGGTTTCATCGCGCTGTCCGGCGTGGCGGTGCTCAACGGGCTCGTGATGATCTCGTTCATCCGCAACCTGCGCGACGAAGGGACGCCGCTCGACGCGGCCGTGCGCGACGGCGCGCTCACGCGGCTGCGGCCCGTGCTGATGACCGCGCTGGTCGCGTCGCTCGGCTTCCTGCCGATGGCGTTCGCGACCGGCACCGGCGCCGAGGTGCAGCGCCCGCTTGCGACGGTCGTGATCGGCGGTATCCTGTCGTCCACGGCGTTGACGCTGCTGGTGCTGCCGGTGCTGTACCGTGTCAGCCATGCGGTGTCGTGGCGCACGGCGTTGCGCGGCGGCGTCGGTGCGCGCGTGCTGCGCCGGCTGGGTTTCTTCAAGGGTAATGCGTGA
- the irlR gene encoding heavy metal response regulator transcription factor IrlR → MRILIVEDEPKTGAYLRKGLTEAGYVVDWVEDGITGQHQAETEEYDLLVLDVMLPGQDGWTLLQNLRRSKSTPVLFLTARDDVGDRVKGLELGADDYLAKPFDFVELTARIKSILRRGQPRDSNTLRVADLELDLTRRKATRQGDTILLTAKEFALLWLLMRREGEILPRATIASQVWDMNFNSDTNVVDSAIRRLRSKIDDAYEPKLIHTVRGMGYVLETRGGAAA, encoded by the coding sequence ATGCGAATTCTGATTGTCGAGGATGAACCGAAGACGGGCGCGTATCTGCGCAAGGGCCTGACCGAGGCCGGCTACGTCGTCGACTGGGTCGAGGACGGCATCACGGGCCAGCACCAGGCCGAAACGGAGGAGTACGACCTGCTCGTACTCGACGTGATGCTGCCCGGGCAGGACGGCTGGACGTTGCTGCAGAACCTGCGGCGCAGCAAGTCGACGCCCGTGCTGTTCCTCACCGCGCGCGACGACGTCGGCGATCGCGTGAAGGGGCTCGAACTCGGCGCGGACGACTATCTCGCGAAGCCGTTCGATTTCGTCGAGCTGACCGCGCGCATCAAGTCGATCCTGCGGCGCGGCCAGCCGCGCGACTCGAACACGCTGCGCGTGGCCGATCTCGAACTCGACCTGACGCGCCGCAAGGCCACGCGGCAGGGCGACACGATCCTGCTGACCGCGAAGGAGTTCGCGCTGCTGTGGCTGCTGATGCGCCGCGAAGGCGAGATCCTGCCGCGCGCGACCATCGCGTCGCAGGTGTGGGACATGAACTTCAACAGCGACACGAACGTCGTCGATTCGGCGATTCGCCGGCTGCGCTCGAAGATCGACGACGCGTACGAACCGAAGCTGATCCACACGGTGCGCGGGATGGGCTACGTGCTCGAAACGCGCGGCGGCGCGGCCGCATGA